CTACTGAATTATTTGAAAAGTTACAAGGAAAAACTATTGTTTCATGGAATGCTATTATTTTAGGTTACGCACAAAATGGGCATGTGATCAAAGCTTTGAGTCTCTTCTCTGACATGCAAATGCAGAATGTAAAAGCTGATTCATTTACAATGGTGAGTGTAATTACTGCTCTTGCTGAGCTATCAGTATTACGCCAAGCAAAGTGGATTCATGGACTTGCTATAAGAAACTATTCAGACAGGAACATTTTTGTTATGACTGCTCTTGTGGACATGTATGCAAAATGTGGAGCTGTTCACACAGCAAGGAAGCTATTTGATATGACGGATGATAAGCATGTAACTACATGGAATGCTATGATAGATGGGTATGGGACCCATGGGTTTGGAAAGGAAGCTGTAGaattgtttgatgaaatgcaaAAAGGACATACAAAACCAAACCAGGTGACATTTTTATCTATTATATCAGCTTGCAGCCACTCAGGCTTTATAGAGAAGGGGCGGCAATATTTTACCATCATGACGGAAGAATATGGCTTAGAGCCCTCCATGGATCATTATGGAGCCATGGTTGACCTGCTTGGTCGAGCTGGGATGCTTGATGAGGCTTGGGGCTTCATTCAATGCATGCCAGTTAAGCCAGAAATCAATGTCTATGGAGCCATGTTGGGGGCTTGCAAGATTCATAGAAATGTAGATTTCGGTGAGATGGCAGCAGAGAAACTCTTTGAGTTAGGCCCGGATGATGGAGGATACCATGTATTACTGGCTAATGTATATGCTACAGCTTCAATGTGGGACAAAGTGGCCAAGGTGAGAAGTTTGATGGAGAAGACGGGGATTCAGAAAACCCCCGGGTGCACTTTGGTGGATCTGAAGAATGAGGTTCATAGTTTCTACTCTGGGAGCATTAATCATCCACAATCCAAAAGAATCTACTCTTACCTTGAAAAATTGATGGATAAGATTAAAGCAGCTGGCTATGTTCCTGATACTAATTCTATTCATGATGTGGAGGATGACGTCCAGGAGCAGTTGCTCAATAGCCACAGTGAGAAGCTTGCTATTGCTTTTGCACTCCTAAATACAAGTCCTGGTACACCAATCCATATCAGAAAGAATCTTCGAGTATGTGGTGACTGTCACAGTGCAACGAAATACATCTCTCTTGTAACCAAAAGGGCAATTATTGTACGTGATATGCGTAGGTTCCACCATTTCAAGGATGGAACCTGTTCTTGTGGGGATTATTGGTGATCTGCCCTAACAGTTAGAGCTCAAATCCTGTTAATATGGGGACCTTCATGGTCAAGACGAGAGATTTATGACGAAACATTTTTACCATTTTTACAAGGAGACCCATAAAGGTGAGGACTGGGCCCCTCAACTGCTGGAAGTACATAGTGTGAACAACTTTTACGTTCAAAGGCTGCCCTCTAATTCCATGACAATTAATATCGTACAGGTTGCTGAGATTATTTCTTCTCCTTACTCGTATACTTGTCAGGTAGCATTCTTGATCTACTCGTGTaatcaaaaacaaagaaaaaattcTTGCATCATGGCATCAGCATATTGGAAGATTGAGTTGGGGTGAGGCAGAATTCTGCATCAACAGTCCTACTAGCTAGAAAGCTAGCTAACCTTTCTGAACATGTTCAGTTATGGTTGTTGTAGTTAGTTCATTGTATATGTCTATATAATTTGAACTGCTAAAGCAAAGCCCTAGGTTAAGATGTACTTATATCTGATCTACGTTGAAACAGTTTCTTGTGAAGAATATCACACATAATATGCAATTGTGTGAGCCATACTTGGGCCTGTTCACTGTTGCTTATTGGTACTAGGATCTAGGTCTGGTGTTACATTACTCAACTGACCCAAGCTAGGAGTTTCTGTGTACAGCACCAAACTTACTGAGAAATAGACATTGCTTGACCCTGTCTTTGCGATGCTTAGGAGTATCCCTTCATCGGTATATCTGGGAGCTAGTGTGAATGTCTTGGTTGTACACGCTTCTTGTTTTCCATTACATGGCATTTGTTACTCCCATTCCTGTTAAATTTTGTCACGTTGTTAAATTTGATGGCTTCAAGAACTTGATTCGTGGTTTGAGGACTTCTCACTACTAGTTTGATCCGCTTAATCTTTGTCCTTATTCCTAATTATTCTTCTTGAATCGTGCTCTGATAACTGCTGAACAGGGCATGCTAATTTTGTTTGCGTAAAAGAGTTTATTTagtttcaaaaacaaaatagtAAGCAACTGTATTGCAGTTTGGTACCCCAAGCGTTGGACTTACAACTATAATCCTGGTTATTTCACAAAATATTTCCATATTTTTGTTAGTtaagagtgtgtgtgtgtacaaTATAATTTGTCTTTTGAAAGTAAAGGAAActtattttatttaagtttcaAATCAAACACCGAGTTTATACTGAAGATAATTTTGGCAGATTGAATTCTTAGCTGGATTTTCCTGGAAATCAAACTTTTTGGCTCGTCAAAACAATAGGAAAAATAGGCTAGTTATAATTGTTGGTCATACAATTCCTTAGGATAGACAAATGAGGCTTACCTCATAGAGTAATTAGATGAGGACAACTATGGTCACATATCTCCACGGTAATTGATGGAGGAATTTGTAACAATCGACCTAATGTATACATGATTTTTTGGGACTTGGATGGAAGATTTTCTTTGACTACTTTGTTAGTTCTCTTTAGTACTCGAAAGAAAGTAGAAACAACTTAAAGGAGTGTACCAAGAGAAACATGGCATTTGCACTAAATAGTTTAATGTGAATTAAAATATGTGACAAAATCTATGGGGAGTGAAGTTATCTCAGTCGTGTAGGAGAGTACCACACTTGGGATTCAAGTCTATAAGACCTGGATACTTTATGctaaaacttttcaaaatggCAACGACTGTAAACCTAAAGGTGAAAAAATTGCTCATTGATTGCACCAACTAAAATTCTTGGATTGCTCTGCCAATTACATATTTGgccaaaatttatttatttgtgtcacaaacatatttttcaatagaactttttattttctcagtcacctttttatttcacgtacattatatcataaaaagtactacagtaactatttcaaataatctcattcccaaacaCACCTATAATCCCCCAAGAACTGCACACTAATATATGCTTGAAGATGAATTTGACTAGTGTATTGTGGAGAACTTCAGAAAAAAGGAGGAGCAATTTTAAATGTTTTAATAATAAAGCGTCTAATTGATAAGACATTTAACTAGTAAATGAGAGGTCACAGGCTCAAATCATAAAGAGTTAAGTGATAGACCACTGATAATCATcttttaaagaaagaaaagaaagataaagaaggggaaaaaagagCACTTGAGACTTAGGCAGAAGTAATCATCAACACAGGAGGTACATAGTGCATGAAATCGGAAgccaacaaaataaataaaaaaaatcccaatgatgacaattttttttgagataaaAAGAGAATTTTCATTACTAAAATTGTTGGAAAGCTCTGTAGAGTGCATAAGTTGAATGATTTCCAATGCAtttttatactatataagagCGAGTTGTGGTCAAAAGAggttttgaatttcaaccgcatggATAGGGGTTTTTTGGaaatgtgaaatgttgagtagtttttttaaatcttttgatACAACTGAGGACTGCATGTGTTTGGGCATGTTTACCGAAATGTCCTCATTTTGATAATTTAAAGCTTTGATTTATGGAGACAACTGGGTATTTGTAGAATGTGTAATTATTTTGCAATCGTTTTTGCATAGAGTACAACTCATATAAACTTATGTGTTGGTGTAATTACTGAAATGGTGTTATAGACACATTTAATTGAAGTGTAGCTTCTAAGACAAGGATAACCGTTTGAGGATATTCCTTTATTTGAAACAACTTATGTCTCATCACTTGCGCAACTCCTAGAGATGTTAAAGCCCAGGTTGGAAACAACCCATTTCTTTGCCATTTGCATCTCAATTAATTAACAGCCATAAACATGGGTATGTTAATGAATTAATGTCTGAGCATCGGTTATGGTTGTTCCAATGCCTCCTCTTTCACATTCTTCAGTTTCTCCCCTTTCAGCATCCatgattggttttttttttttggctgcctTTATACTTAGCATTCAAGAAAattccttgtttggattgcgagTTTTCGTAGGAAAATTTTCTCAATACATTTTGTAATCACTATTTTTCTCACATTGTTACactatatttttctataaaaactccaaaaaattgcaatccaaatggGTAGATTTTGTGATTTTGTCGAGTGCAACATCCTGAACTTTGTAAGTTATATGTTTTGTTATTTTGATTGATGAATTAGGCTTTGGAGGCTATCAGTACCAGCTGGGGAGACTACTGACCATCCACTAATAAACCCCTTTGGACCCTTAAGCCCCAGCCTGGAAACAGCTGATCTTGATCCCATCCTAGTCCTCTTCATTAGTTAAATGGGGGATGAGTAGGTTCTTTGCTATGAAGATAACTTCCCTTGCAACCAATATAAATAAACTATGACGAGAGAATTAATATTAAATAAGCTAAAGATTGTGGCAACCAACGTATCAAACTCCCTTGTGGTATTGTTGAAAGACACCATAGcccctcattttttaaaaatttcgaTATAACTCTCTTATACTTTTAACTAAAGTGGAATGGTGATTCCTTCCTTATAAACAAGATTATAATTTATTTATGCTTtataatttctttccttttttgtcctttttttagTTAGGAAAATCATTTCTTTCCCCTTCCTTCCTTCGAAACACcacccttctttcttttttgggagaattgtaattttggtccccaatctATAGTGTATGCGCGGAATTAGTTCCCAATCTATTTCGAAAATCAATTTTGGTTCCCAATCTATTCAATTTTGCGctaaaagtggacaattgacgGAATTTCTTCAATTTCAACCAGAACCAAGTCACGTGAGATCACGTGCCGGCACCTAAAAcccctttttcaatttttaaatttctgaaacacgttttttaatattttcagctTTCTCTTGCCTTTTGTCTTATTAAACAAAGACATGAAAGGCTAAAATTCACTAATCAAAGGAGTTACTAATCATGTgtagaaataaatcacaaaataaagtAGGACAACGACGTCCTCTACTTCCTTCTTTCctcatcttctttcttccaactCAAGAACAAACCCTAGGAGCCACAATCCCATTCTAATCAGACAAAAAAACTCCTCATTCTGGCAAAAAGTTGCAAGATCTAGGCAAAAACCTTGTATTGAGTTTCTTCTATTTTCAATTTAGCTCCTCATGGAACCAATGAAAAATTGCGACTGCAAGCAACGAGCAATAATGGTTACTTCTTGGACAGACAACAATCTTGGGAGAAGATATTTCGCTTGTGCAATCAAGAAGGTATGGTTGTCTCTGTTTCTGATTTCGACTTTTCTGTCTCTGTTTCTGAGTTTTGTGCTAAAGCTTTATGATGTTGGCTATGAAGGGTGACAGAGGAAAATGATGCGATTATTTTGAATGGCATGATCCAAAAATGTGTAGAAGGTCAACAGCCCTGATTCCTGGACTACTATGGAGCATGAATTCTAAGAATGCTACAATTGAGAGGCTAagagcaagggaaagaaaattaTTGTTAGCAATTTTCTTGTTGGTACTTCTGTTGGTTAATGTGTTACTGGTGTAAAAGGCAGAAGGCTGGACAATCTTGGTATCAACTGGTGAAAGgaaaatgtgttaagtattAGGCTAAGTTAGGTACTGTCTAAACTTAGAGATGAAAGACATTCATCCGGATTCTTTGGTCTTTTTTGTTGAAATGGGTGaatgtgtgaggactcgtattttattttattttatttatttattttagcgatttattcacttatttattagtttaccctaaaatagttattttcatgattaattacccaagtgttagttagttatactatcgttacaagaatttcttagaaatttcactttatcgtgcacaagtcggaagttcgcgttttcgcgcccgcgattaattgagggactttagaaaattattgttagactactaagagtgaataataatagtgttaaagaaagtgcattagaggtttagtgcaccagtgaaacaaatccgagaggaatcgggcacgaaaTGCGCGCGCGCgcactattgagagttgacttttgtacaaaatttGAACTACAACTACCAAGCTTCCATGAGAAGCTTCCCTCATCAGAttgcactctctctctccttaccCTTGCGGGCCGAAAACTccaaggaggaagaagaccaaaacccttcatcatctcacttcattttcttgcaccttttcactccaaattcacTACACAAACTCACAACAATTTGGAGACtcacttggactaggaagagagcatcatttccacggttttcttggagctcttgGTGGCCAAAATTTCTGAGTTTCATCAACCAAGAGGTAGTAAATCATCCAACATTTGAAACTTGATTCTAGTGAGTTAGATTTCacttggaagcttgtagcttcatgtgggtatctttattttgttggaaatCATTTGAATGGGCTTTATGAAATCTCACAATGGACATGTTGGActgatgtgatgattttgggtgttatttatattgattaagtgttaaactagtggatataagttaaaaaagtgaaaagaaaatcaaaggaaagctTGCATGAGAAAGGGCcgaattctgccctgtttttacaGAGCACTTGGTGCGATTTTTTTTGTGGTCAAATGACCTTGAATTTGTTTTAGATATATTGTTttggttgtgtggaaagtttccacaaaaaattacttgatttggttaAGAAAAAGTTGAGTTTTGGACAAGAACAAAACTGGAATTCGCGTAACAGGGGTTCTCTGGCAGTGAATTTTGAAcgatcataactctttgcttcgatgtcgaaatcaagtgctgtttatggcatttgaaactacaCACTTCTatttttctaacggtataaaatgcatttcCTGATTCGAAGGGAGTGAGCTGTACTAGTTCACCAAAGTTACCTGTTCTGTTTTGTTGCTCTGCTCGAGAGTCAGTGATGTGCTAGGACTTGTTACTTGAATTTGAGATAGTtatgaactgaatttcaaaacgatttcttctgaatcgtttcaacgccaccaaccatttccaatttcaagttgaattgactgagttatggccaaattacagaactgcaccagtgatagaaaaccctagttttggctAGCCAAATGGCTTAGCTCGAATTgagacttgttattttgaaacttttggtgttaatcacctaccaaatgtatgttGGATGCTTCTTAgactttttcttcataaatgaaccatgtttgaggtgatttcattggccaaaggttcgaaaaaaggaaaatggaaacaTAAGGCAGAATtaccttggaaattcttgaaactttAGTGGTCTTGTTAACTACTTCCCGTAcgaatttttccatgaaatttggcagAGATGTAGCCCTTATATGTTagtgtaatcataccaaatttggtgccattccaagtccatttcgatgcccaactgaagtctcaaaatttatgtttcaaatctgaaaaattgcCCAATggtcttcattttgaaccaactttgagctgctatatcttggcgctcaaaactccgattcttgttccatttattgtgttttaaatttcgattgtaactctaattgagtttcaaattttagaggctagttcacattctgtgaattttgccgaatttccaaagtttaccaaaaaccaaccccaaatctgtcttggaagTGCAAGTCAGTAGCTTTAAgccgaaatttgagtgtcttccatttagaatcatggaaaagtgtcttctaaaaacttttagtactttggaaatagttttcAACGATACTAAGTTTCTAATTTTTGACCTatggagagtgagatatgatttttcaaaaattgcaccttaaatctggaatttttgaacttgaaatgaattgagtttttagaaactcttcactacccttcgatattgcttgaccgttttacacttgatttcaaagatgaaaatcagtttttccttgtattattaaaccctACTTTTGAGCCCCGATTTAcgaataattaaggctcattttcatgatattttcctAAATTGTACAAGactacaatcttccttgataattagggggtcttaagcgatagtgtgtgaTAGATAATTATTGTTTACTCAGGCATTCAAGGGGACCTTTAAGAGGACCTCACAACGGACGCTTAAACACTTGAATTGAGTACCACTCTCtcattttgactaggtgagtgtcaagtgtgtgaaaacgtgttacgtgcttaattgttattggaaattgagtattttgaaaatgttgagtcgagtgtgtactttaccgcactcgttctcattaaagtgaagtgtacttgaataacttgacatgaaatacttgaaatgaatatttacatgaagtatatttgaactacttgaagtgacttgttaagtgaattaagtgaagtgtttcaatgattaattatgctatggctgcataagtcgattggagtgaatctcctcgactcctaGTGATActagtgggggacgcccaaatctcatcaGCCGATcttgcaactcgagccggcatgggcacggtcgagaagcttggtgagccatgagaaacgTGTATAAACTTGATCTAATGGGGAGATCTTgcttggtatattcgagtagtatcgccttatataaaAGACAGGCGGGCTCGGTACAGGGGCATGTAATGGTGATCAGGGAAcgagtaagtgaagttctacggattaTAACTTACctgattgacggagtgtcaactcgtggaggttcttgattgtgcaagtggaaaatagctcctgagagctcttatattcttgaattgtttctgtttactttttctCGCCCGattgttatttacttgaatattactGTTTATTCGTTaaatgggattgttacttggacaacgtgcttgcatgtgtgtttcttggcctcactgagtattggatcattccattagtttgttttccttaacatgtGGATTGAAAGATTATGAAAAGTCGACTAGGTTATGTTTTTAATTGGAATTTTTGTTGTAATTATTtagtcgacttttaatggttgtattttgggacttgatgtatcttttgagaacctgatgtaagatttggatattcggttaaggaagcgacttttctttatttagaCTTGTATTAATTTGGTATGTATCGTTAAGCTTGAATTGAATTGATTTGAGTCCTGGCAATAGccgggcaggcgtcccgcggatacccttgggtttgctctt
This portion of the Coffea arabica cultivar ET-39 chromosome 2e, Coffea Arabica ET-39 HiFi, whole genome shotgun sequence genome encodes:
- the LOC113732606 gene encoding pentatricopeptide repeat-containing protein At1g11290, chloroplastic-like produces the protein MTPHLLASSTTPLSYSLPSFPSQRTHYIPSHVYKHPTAILLELCTSMKELQQFLPLIIKNGLYKEHLFQTKLISLFCKFGSLTDAVNVFELVEDKVDPMYHTMLKGHVHHSSLASALWFYSGMISDGVLPVVYNFSYLLKSCADNFNVKAGKMIHGQLIVNGFSRNVFAMTSVVNMYAKCGVIEDAYKMFDRMPERDLVCWNTVMAGYAQNGMLKRAMELFLQMQEVEGHRPDEVTVVSILPACANFGSLKMGMSIHGYVTKSGLESFVNVETALVDMYAKCGQVGTARLVFDRMTYKTVVSWNTMIDGYAQSGNSEEALKLFDGMLDEKLRPSNVTVMAALTACADLGDLHRGQEIHALINQLELGSAVSVINSLISMYCKCKRIDIATELFEKLQGKTIVSWNAIILGYAQNGHVIKALSLFSDMQMQNVKADSFTMVSVITALAELSVLRQAKWIHGLAIRNYSDRNIFVMTALVDMYAKCGAVHTARKLFDMTDDKHVTTWNAMIDGYGTHGFGKEAVELFDEMQKGHTKPNQVTFLSIISACSHSGFIEKGRQYFTIMTEEYGLEPSMDHYGAMVDLLGRAGMLDEAWGFIQCMPVKPEINVYGAMLGACKIHRNVDFGEMAAEKLFELGPDDGGYHVLLANVYATASMWDKVAKVRSLMEKTGIQKTPGCTLVDLKNEVHSFYSGSINHPQSKRIYSYLEKLMDKIKAAGYVPDTNSIHDVEDDVQEQLLNSHSEKLAIAFALLNTSPGTPIHIRKNLRVCGDCHSATKYISLVTKRAIIVRDMRRFHHFKDGTCSCGDYW